The following are from one region of the Stigmatella ashevillena genome:
- a CDS encoding iron ABC transporter substrate-binding protein yields the protein MSRLLIPLIALLLAPAVQAAETLTVYSGRNERLVGPLYKAFTTQTGIEVKVRYGETPQLAATLMEEGTKSPADVFVAQDAGALGALAKAQLLQPLPKAQVEKVDARFRSPEALWVGLSGRARVVAYNTAKVKPEALPTGIQGFTDPSWKGRIGWAPSNGSFQAFVTALRLLKGDAAAKAWLEGVKANAPRTYKNNAAIVEALGRGEIDVGFVNHYYLYAAKKDQGEALPVANHFLAAGDPGTLVNVAGAAVLKSSKKAEAARQFIAFLLDTQAQQHFAQETFEYPLVPGVTAAPALPALSKVGSPNLDLSKLEDLKGTLKLLQETGVL from the coding sequence ATGAGCCGCCTGCTGATTCCCCTGATCGCCCTGCTGCTGGCCCCTGCTGTCCAAGCCGCGGAAACCCTGACCGTCTACTCCGGGCGCAATGAGCGCCTCGTGGGTCCCCTCTACAAGGCCTTCACCACCCAGACGGGCATCGAGGTGAAGGTTCGCTATGGGGAGACGCCGCAGTTGGCCGCCACGCTGATGGAGGAGGGGACGAAGTCACCCGCGGACGTGTTCGTCGCCCAGGATGCGGGCGCGCTCGGGGCGCTGGCGAAGGCCCAACTGCTCCAGCCACTGCCCAAGGCGCAGGTGGAGAAGGTGGACGCGCGCTTCCGCTCGCCCGAGGCGCTCTGGGTCGGCCTGAGTGGCCGTGCCCGCGTGGTGGCCTACAACACCGCGAAGGTGAAGCCGGAGGCGCTGCCCACGGGCATCCAGGGCTTCACGGATCCGTCGTGGAAGGGCCGCATCGGCTGGGCTCCGTCCAATGGCTCGTTCCAGGCGTTCGTGACGGCGCTGCGGTTGCTCAAGGGCGACGCGGCGGCGAAGGCGTGGCTGGAGGGGGTGAAGGCCAATGCTCCGCGCACCTACAAGAACAATGCGGCCATCGTCGAGGCGCTGGGGCGTGGAGAGATCGACGTGGGCTTCGTGAACCATTACTACCTGTACGCCGCGAAGAAGGACCAAGGTGAGGCGCTGCCGGTGGCCAACCACTTCCTGGCGGCGGGAGATCCCGGCACGCTGGTAAACGTGGCGGGCGCGGCGGTGCTGAAGAGCTCGAAGAAGGCGGAGGCGGCGCGCCAGTTCATCGCCTTCCTGCTCGACACGCAGGCGCAGCAGCACTTCGCCCAGGAGACGTTCGAGTACCCGCTGGTCCCTGGGGTGACGGCGGCCCCGGCCTTGCCCGCGCTGAGCAAGGTGGGCTCCCCGAACCTGGACCTGTCGAAGCTGGAGGACCTGAAGGGGACCCTGAAACTCCTTCAGGAGACGGGCGTCCTCTAG
- a CDS encoding sensor histidine kinase yields the protein MGDSAGRGANPPPPESVDSSKRELEAADQRLRQVLGSTDGIVIELDADGRCLAIWTRTDELLAAPQATVVGRTLEEILGPEVARPLVERVHRVVSTGQFERFEYAMEVAGGRRWFCAETLSVSPHPSVTFLIRDITLQKTLELRLIQADRLASLGTLAASVAHEVSNPLGYISANLNFALSGMAEMRKALLSTHGAPPDLAFLTLTLEECREALDEARQGTVRLLHVTGDLKTYARGDDSIEGWADVRQAFESAINMAQGTIQLRAQLINRLQMVPPVRGSEARLGQVFLNLLLNAAQAIPEGSADRHTVEVRLGVEGPWVVAEVRDSGDGISPEHLKRIFDPFFTTKPVGVGTGLGLSICHSIVKGLGGEITVESTVGQGTCFRVTLPLRDAATPPTPAPL from the coding sequence ATGGGTGACTCCGCCGGTCGGGGTGCCAACCCCCCACCTCCTGAATCCGTTGACTCATCCAAGCGCGAGCTGGAGGCGGCTGATCAGCGGCTGCGGCAGGTGCTTGGCAGCACGGATGGCATTGTCATCGAACTGGATGCGGACGGCCGCTGCCTGGCGATCTGGACTCGGACCGACGAGCTGTTGGCTGCCCCCCAGGCCACCGTGGTGGGCAGGACGCTGGAGGAGATCCTCGGGCCCGAGGTGGCCCGGCCCTTGGTGGAGCGCGTTCACCGCGTGGTGTCCACCGGGCAATTCGAGCGCTTCGAGTATGCGATGGAGGTGGCGGGGGGGCGCCGGTGGTTTTGTGCCGAGACCTTGAGTGTGTCGCCCCACCCCAGTGTGACGTTTTTGATCCGCGACATCACGTTGCAGAAGACCCTGGAGCTGCGGCTGATCCAGGCGGACCGGCTGGCCTCGCTCGGGACGCTGGCTGCCAGCGTGGCCCACGAGGTGAGCAATCCGCTGGGGTACATCTCCGCCAACCTCAATTTTGCGCTGAGTGGAATGGCGGAGATGCGCAAGGCCCTGCTCAGCACCCACGGTGCTCCCCCGGACCTGGCCTTCCTGACGTTGACCCTGGAGGAGTGCCGGGAGGCGCTCGATGAGGCCCGCCAGGGCACCGTGCGGCTGCTCCACGTCACCGGTGACTTGAAGACGTATGCGCGGGGAGATGACTCGATCGAGGGATGGGCGGATGTCCGGCAGGCCTTCGAGAGTGCGATCAACATGGCCCAGGGGACCATTCAACTCCGGGCCCAGCTGATTAACCGCTTGCAGATGGTGCCTCCCGTGCGGGGCAGCGAGGCGCGCCTGGGCCAGGTGTTTCTCAACCTGCTGCTCAACGCGGCCCAGGCCATTCCCGAGGGCTCGGCCGACCGGCACACGGTGGAGGTGCGTCTGGGCGTGGAGGGGCCGTGGGTGGTGGCCGAAGTGAGGGACAGCGGGGATGGCATTTCCCCTGAGCATCTCAAGCGCATCTTCGATCCGTTCTTCACCACCAAGCCCGTGGGGGTGGGCACGGGGCTGGGGCTGTCCATCTGCCACAGCATCGTCAAGGGGCTCGGTGGGGAGATCACCGTGGAGAGCACCGTGGGGCAGGGGACTTGTTTTCGCGTGACGCTGCCCCTGCGCGATGCGGCCACGCCGCCCACTCCCGCCCCCCTTTGA
- the gyrA gene encoding DNA gyrase subunit A, whose translation MADDTTDKPATPPASPPPSGVGELIPVNIEDEMRRSYLDYSMSVIIGRALPDVRDGLKPVHRRVLYAMHDLGNTHNRAYKKSARVVGDVIGKYHPHGDASVYEAMVRLAQEWSLRYLLVDGQGNFGSVDGDSPAAMRYTEVRMDRLAEELLADIDKETVDFGPNYDDSLTEPLVMPTKFPNLLVNGSTGIAVGMTTNIPPHNMGEIIDGTLHLIDHPEATVRDLMQFIPGPDFPTAATITGREGIVRAYETGRGQITIRARTEIETSKKGDREAIIITEIPYQVNKARLIEKIADLVREKKLEGISDIRDESDRQGMRIFIELKRDAISGVVLNNLFSMTPLETTFGAVMLAIDGGQPRTLTLKELLDRFISHRRDVITRRTRYELRKALARLHIVEGLLVAQDLIDLVVSLIRASKDPDEARWGLMHILSSELYEHERFGNLQRIDYAQAKAQMEMLVSRARAEEPDYFGLEHKYEGQGFSEIQAQNILEMRLQRLTGLQREELFKELLALVRDIARLRDILAHESSLLNVIKTELQDIRARYGDKRRTEITGEVSEITSEDLIAEEDMVVTLSHTGYVKRSPLNEYRAQKRGGRGKTGATTKEDDFVTDLFVASTHAFLMPITTKGKLYSLKVHQIPQASRTSRGKAIINLVQFGEGEKLAQVLVTRDFPENRFVFFVTKKGVVKRTDLSAFANVRVSGIIALGIEEGDELVAVKITDGSKDVLLSTAQGMSIRFPEEEVRSMGRQAYGVKGITLVDGDEVVGADVVEKDATILTVTENGYGKRTQETEYRVQGRGGKGIIDIKTTERNGKVVGLVQVKDADEVLLVTNGGMLIRMKAREISVIGRNTQGVRLIALENGTEKVTGISKLPESSNESEEALEGEATGGETQAQAESSEEPSGELSGESVGESADESAGDSEPEGGSSEES comes from the coding sequence ATGGCCGACGACACCACCGACAAGCCGGCAACGCCCCCCGCATCTCCTCCTCCAAGTGGGGTGGGAGAGCTCATTCCCGTCAACATCGAAGACGAGATGCGCCGCTCGTATCTCGACTATTCCATGTCCGTCATCATCGGGCGCGCCCTGCCCGATGTGCGTGACGGCCTCAAGCCCGTGCACCGCCGCGTCCTCTACGCGATGCACGACTTGGGCAACACCCACAACCGCGCCTACAAGAAGAGCGCGCGCGTGGTGGGCGATGTGATCGGCAAGTATCACCCCCACGGCGATGCCTCCGTCTACGAGGCCATGGTGCGTCTGGCCCAGGAATGGAGCTTGCGCTACCTGCTGGTGGACGGGCAGGGCAACTTCGGCAGCGTCGATGGCGATTCGCCCGCGGCCATGCGCTACACCGAAGTGCGCATGGACCGCCTGGCCGAGGAACTGCTGGCGGACATCGACAAGGAGACCGTGGACTTCGGGCCCAACTACGACGACTCGCTCACCGAGCCGCTCGTGATGCCCACGAAGTTCCCCAACCTCTTGGTCAACGGCTCCACCGGCATCGCGGTGGGCATGACGACCAACATCCCGCCGCACAACATGGGCGAGATCATCGATGGGACGCTGCACCTCATTGATCACCCGGAGGCCACCGTCCGCGACCTGATGCAGTTCATTCCAGGCCCGGACTTCCCCACCGCGGCGACCATCACCGGCCGCGAGGGCATCGTGCGGGCCTACGAGACGGGCCGTGGGCAGATCACCATCCGGGCCCGCACGGAGATCGAAACCAGCAAGAAGGGGGACCGGGAGGCCATCATCATCACGGAGATCCCCTACCAGGTGAACAAGGCGCGGCTCATCGAGAAGATCGCCGACCTGGTGCGCGAGAAGAAGCTGGAGGGCATCAGCGACATCCGCGACGAGAGCGACCGGCAGGGCATGCGCATCTTCATCGAGCTCAAGCGCGATGCCATCTCCGGCGTCGTGCTCAACAACTTGTTCTCGATGACGCCGCTGGAGACGACCTTCGGCGCGGTGATGCTGGCCATCGACGGGGGGCAGCCGCGCACGCTCACCCTCAAGGAGTTGCTGGACCGGTTCATCTCCCACCGCCGCGACGTCATCACCCGCCGCACCCGCTACGAGCTGCGCAAGGCGCTGGCCCGCCTGCACATCGTCGAGGGCTTGCTGGTCGCGCAGGATCTCATCGACCTGGTGGTGAGCCTCATCCGCGCCTCGAAGGATCCGGACGAGGCCCGCTGGGGCCTCATGCACATCCTCTCCTCGGAGCTCTACGAGCACGAGCGCTTCGGCAACTTGCAGCGCATCGATTATGCGCAGGCGAAGGCGCAGATGGAGATGCTCGTCAGCCGCGCGCGCGCCGAGGAGCCGGATTACTTCGGGCTGGAGCACAAGTACGAGGGCCAGGGCTTCAGTGAAATCCAGGCGCAGAACATCCTCGAGATGCGCCTGCAGCGGCTCACCGGATTGCAGCGCGAGGAGCTTTTCAAGGAGTTGCTGGCGCTGGTGCGCGACATCGCCCGGCTGCGCGACATCCTCGCCCACGAGAGCAGCCTGCTGAACGTCATCAAGACGGAGCTTCAGGACATCCGCGCCCGGTATGGCGACAAGCGCCGCACGGAAATCACCGGCGAGGTGTCGGAAATCACCAGCGAGGACCTCATCGCCGAGGAGGACATGGTCGTCACCCTGTCCCACACCGGCTACGTGAAGCGCTCGCCGCTCAACGAGTACCGGGCGCAGAAGCGCGGTGGGCGCGGCAAGACGGGGGCGACGACGAAGGAAGATGACTTCGTCACCGACCTGTTCGTGGCCAGCACCCACGCCTTCCTCATGCCCATCACCACCAAGGGCAAGCTGTACTCACTCAAGGTGCACCAGATTCCCCAGGCCAGCCGCACCTCGCGTGGCAAGGCCATCATCAACCTGGTGCAGTTCGGGGAGGGCGAGAAGCTCGCGCAGGTGTTGGTGACGCGGGACTTCCCGGAGAACCGGTTCGTCTTCTTCGTCACCAAGAAGGGCGTGGTGAAGCGCACGGACCTGAGCGCGTTCGCCAACGTGCGTGTCAGCGGCATCATCGCGCTGGGCATCGAGGAGGGCGACGAGCTGGTGGCGGTGAAGATCACCGACGGCAGCAAGGATGTGCTGCTGTCCACCGCCCAGGGCATGAGCATCCGCTTCCCCGAGGAAGAGGTGCGCTCCATGGGCCGGCAGGCCTACGGTGTGAAGGGCATCACCCTGGTGGATGGGGACGAGGTGGTGGGCGCCGATGTGGTGGAGAAGGACGCCACCATCCTCACGGTGACGGAGAACGGCTACGGCAAGCGCACCCAGGAGACCGAGTACCGGGTGCAGGGCCGGGGCGGCAAGGGAATCATCGACATCAAGACCACCGAGCGGAACGGCAAGGTGGTGGGCCTGGTGCAGGTGAAGGACGCGGACGAGGTGCTGCTCGTCACCAATGGCGGCATGCTCATCCGGATGAAGGCCCGGGAGATCTCCGTCATCGGCCGCAACACGCAGGGGGTGCGGCTCATCGCCCTGGAGAACGGCACGGAGAAGGTGACGGGGATCTCCAAGCTGCCGGAATCCAGCAACGAGTCCGAAGAGGCCCTGGAGGGGGAGGCCACCGGGGGCGAGACCCAGGCGCAGGCCGAGTCTTCTGAAGAGCCTTCTGGTGAGCTCTCCGGTGAGTCTGTCGGCGAGTCCGCCGACGAGTCCGCCGGGGATTCCGAGCCCGAGGGCGGCTCCTCGGAAGAGAGCTGA
- a CDS encoding tetratricopeptide repeat protein yields the protein MAKTPPRGKAPAKKTPTRAVAPQPRKAPVKAAKPRKASAPPSAPVPRAPAAPRRAIVEVFEVEPPAPPVQKALPAGEPVEKGSTFPLEIDPKRIEEGLKKLQGEVAHWANKGRYTKVRFKFRGKQLLPDLPLAAVAAAEGLTFYWGGVLRLLIANVVGRSVLQVELINDADKRVQAGKEALLSGEVDQALAFFREALAMDRDNSAAHLHVGVALKLKGDREAALAAFEKAIEKDPEGATGAEAERLAAPLRPKGVA from the coding sequence ATGGCGAAGACTCCTCCCCGTGGCAAGGCCCCCGCGAAGAAGACGCCCACCCGCGCGGTGGCCCCCCAGCCTCGCAAGGCGCCGGTGAAGGCGGCCAAGCCTCGCAAGGCTTCCGCCCCTCCCTCCGCCCCGGTTCCCCGTGCCCCCGCGGCCCCCCGCCGCGCCATTGTCGAGGTCTTCGAGGTCGAGCCCCCCGCGCCTCCCGTTCAAAAGGCGCTGCCCGCCGGGGAGCCCGTGGAAAAGGGCTCCACGTTCCCCTTGGAGATCGACCCCAAGCGCATCGAAGAGGGGCTCAAGAAGCTCCAGGGCGAGGTGGCCCACTGGGCCAACAAAGGCCGCTACACCAAGGTTCGCTTCAAGTTCCGTGGAAAGCAGCTCCTGCCGGATCTGCCGCTCGCCGCGGTGGCCGCCGCCGAGGGGCTGACCTTTTATTGGGGCGGGGTGCTGCGCTTGCTCATCGCCAACGTGGTGGGCCGCAGCGTGCTCCAGGTGGAGCTCATCAACGACGCCGACAAGCGCGTCCAGGCGGGCAAGGAGGCCCTCCTGTCGGGCGAGGTGGATCAAGCCCTCGCCTTTTTCCGGGAAGCCCTGGCGATGGACCGGGACAACTCCGCCGCGCACCTTCATGTCGGGGTAGCCCTGAAGCTCAAGGGAGACCGGGAAGCAGCGCTCGCGGCCTTCGAAAAAGCCATTGAAAAGGACCCAGAAGGCGCCACGGGCGCCGAGGCGGAGCGGCTCGCCGCACCCCTGCGCCCCAAGGGCGTCGCGTAG
- a CDS encoding acyl-CoA thioesterase: protein MTAPFLAATHVTPQGEGRYLSRFDEPWFQGRGAFGGVVAGQVLRAMEHQVADPARPVRSFTVHFCAPAVQGEARLQVRVERAGKLVTHVTARVENAAGVVAVASATFGIPRSGPEYLEARPPEVPPAQDVAPVPEEVPMPDFCKFFEYRFCVGGVPYSGAPEARTGGWIRPKGEPLVLDAALCVGLLDAYPPSVLPRLEGVRPAASVDFTVHFFHALPRLGEAPGAMYLRTGVSRQASEGFAEDLQELWSAEGVLLAQCRQLVAVLG from the coding sequence ATGACCGCGCCTTTTCTTGCCGCCACCCACGTCACTCCCCAGGGAGAGGGACGCTACCTCAGCCGCTTCGACGAGCCCTGGTTCCAGGGGCGCGGGGCTTTCGGTGGGGTCGTGGCGGGGCAGGTGCTGCGCGCCATGGAGCACCAGGTGGCTGATCCGGCCCGGCCGGTGCGCTCGTTCACCGTGCACTTCTGCGCCCCCGCCGTGCAGGGCGAGGCGCGGCTCCAGGTGCGTGTCGAGCGCGCGGGCAAGCTCGTCACCCACGTCACCGCGCGGGTAGAGAACGCGGCGGGCGTGGTCGCCGTGGCGAGCGCCACCTTTGGCATTCCCCGCTCGGGCCCCGAGTACCTGGAAGCACGGCCTCCGGAGGTGCCTCCTGCCCAGGACGTAGCGCCGGTGCCCGAAGAGGTGCCCATGCCCGATTTCTGCAAGTTCTTCGAGTACCGCTTCTGCGTGGGCGGGGTGCCGTATTCGGGCGCCCCGGAGGCGCGGACGGGCGGGTGGATCCGTCCGAAGGGCGAGCCGCTGGTGCTGGACGCGGCGCTGTGCGTGGGGTTGCTGGACGCCTATCCGCCGTCGGTGCTGCCGCGCCTGGAGGGGGTGCGGCCTGCGGCCAGCGTGGACTTCACGGTGCATTTCTTCCATGCGCTGCCCCGGCTTGGGGAGGCGCCGGGCGCGATGTATCTGCGCACTGGGGTCTCTCGCCAGGCGAGCGAGGGGTTCGCCGAGGACCTTCAGGAGCTCTGGAGCGCCGAAGGGGTGCTGCTGGCCCAGTGCCGACAGCTCGTGGCGGTGCTGGGCTGA
- a CDS encoding M24 family metallopeptidase translates to MTRVRSVVLSALLFSASLVQAAPAVPAAEGAWPRLRKERLQKLLPPAMSRAGVDAWVVLCRENDNDPLASHVGGENAGGTAAFLFLRNGEVLRSVALSPKGEATALRDMGLIDEVVAVDRGADVFALLAARLLKAKPAKVAINSSERMFVADGLSAMQRAKLEAALTPALRKKLVSSEALVSEWLSVKLPEEVDILRKAADLTAKLEEEAYRTVVPGKTRDSDVARFLKKRMAELGVGDGWQPDQNPNVNSGPTRGHSNATDRVIQPGDFIQTDFGIRVGGAWVTDIQRFAYVLAPGQQQPPAEALAKWEKSKKGSRIALAAMKPGVRGFDVDKAQRDWMREAGSEPVMWGTGHPVGYWAHDVGPALSGAQSGKPPTGAALRTLQPGQVFAFDGFFAWKDGSSPDALRILSVEEMAVVTDTGAEYLNPPQEQLILIPSPTAALVPDEASGTFTRE, encoded by the coding sequence ATGACACGCGTCCGGTCCGTCGTCCTCTCCGCCCTGCTGTTCTCTGCTTCCCTCGTCCAAGCAGCGCCCGCCGTACCCGCCGCGGAAGGGGCGTGGCCCCGCCTGCGCAAGGAGCGCCTCCAGAAGCTGCTGCCCCCGGCCATGTCCCGTGCCGGCGTGGACGCGTGGGTGGTGCTCTGCCGCGAGAATGACAACGATCCGCTCGCGAGCCACGTGGGTGGGGAGAATGCGGGCGGGACTGCCGCGTTCCTCTTCCTGCGCAATGGCGAGGTGCTGCGCTCCGTGGCGCTGTCTCCCAAGGGAGAGGCCACCGCACTGAGGGACATGGGGCTCATCGACGAGGTGGTGGCGGTGGACCGGGGCGCGGATGTCTTCGCGCTGTTGGCCGCGCGGCTTCTGAAGGCGAAGCCCGCGAAGGTGGCCATCAACTCCTCGGAGCGGATGTTCGTGGCGGATGGGCTGTCCGCCATGCAGCGCGCGAAGCTGGAGGCGGCGCTCACGCCCGCGCTTCGCAAGAAGTTGGTGTCCTCCGAGGCGCTTGTCTCCGAGTGGCTGTCGGTGAAGCTGCCGGAAGAGGTGGACATCCTGCGCAAGGCCGCGGACCTCACCGCGAAGCTGGAGGAGGAGGCGTACCGGACGGTGGTGCCGGGCAAGACGCGCGACTCGGACGTGGCGCGCTTTCTCAAGAAGCGCATGGCGGAGTTGGGCGTGGGAGACGGGTGGCAGCCAGACCAGAATCCCAACGTGAACAGCGGGCCCACGCGCGGCCATTCGAATGCCACGGACCGCGTCATCCAGCCAGGGGACTTCATCCAGACGGACTTTGGCATCCGCGTGGGGGGCGCCTGGGTCACGGACATCCAGCGCTTCGCCTATGTGCTGGCCCCGGGCCAACAGCAGCCGCCCGCCGAGGCGCTGGCGAAGTGGGAGAAATCCAAGAAGGGCAGCCGCATCGCGCTCGCGGCGATGAAGCCCGGTGTGCGCGGTTTCGATGTGGACAAGGCCCAGCGTGATTGGATGCGGGAGGCGGGTTCCGAGCCTGTGATGTGGGGCACCGGCCACCCCGTGGGCTACTGGGCCCATGACGTCGGCCCGGCACTGTCCGGCGCCCAGTCTGGCAAGCCGCCCACGGGTGCCGCGCTGCGCACGTTGCAGCCCGGCCAGGTGTTCGCCTTCGACGGATTCTTCGCGTGGAAGGATGGCAGCAGCCCGGATGCGCTGCGCATCCTCTCCGTGGAGGAGATGGCCGTCGTCACCGATACGGGTGCCGAGTATCTCAATCCACCCCAGGAACAGCTCATCCTCATCCCATCGCCTACCGCCGCGCTGGTCCCTGATGAGGCCTCAGGCACGTTCACTCGCGAGTAA
- a CDS encoding SixA phosphatase family protein encodes MHRLILMRHAHAEPSTPAGSDSARPLSPSGRAEASLMGRVLAERGLKPDLALVSPATRTQQTWELMHKALGNVKARNMAALYNASAKTLRHLVESSEDEAGCLPVMAHNPGVHVLATEYLRESAASPAALERLSAGFPPGAAAVFAVHGASRCTYEGFLTPHAIGTHA; translated from the coding sequence ATGCACCGGCTGATCCTGATGCGCCACGCCCACGCCGAGCCCTCGACACCTGCGGGCAGTGATTCAGCGCGGCCCTTGTCACCCAGCGGCCGCGCCGAGGCCTCGCTGATGGGCCGCGTCCTCGCAGAACGCGGACTGAAGCCCGACCTCGCCCTGGTCTCCCCGGCCACCCGCACCCAGCAAACGTGGGAGCTGATGCACAAAGCCCTCGGCAACGTGAAGGCCCGCAACATGGCCGCCCTCTACAATGCCTCGGCCAAGACCCTTCGCCACCTGGTCGAGAGCAGCGAGGACGAGGCAGGCTGCCTGCCGGTGATGGCCCACAACCCGGGCGTTCACGTCCTGGCCACGGAATACCTCCGCGAAAGCGCCGCCTCGCCAGCGGCGCTCGAGCGTCTGTCGGCGGGCTTCCCCCCGGGAGCAGCCGCGGTGTTCGCCGTCCATGGGGCCAGTCGCTGCACCTACGAGGGCTTTCTCACCCCCCACGCGATAGGAACCCACGCATGA
- a CDS encoding DUF952 domain-containing protein translates to MTRPAEAFKIVAASEWAAALAQGVYSGSEVDRADGYIHMSTAGQLAETARRHYAGRSSLLLLTVSLDELGDALRWEPSRGGDLFPHLYAPLAVTAVTAVRACSVSPEGTMRFED, encoded by the coding sequence ATGACCCGACCGGCCGAAGCCTTCAAGATCGTCGCCGCCAGTGAATGGGCGGCGGCCCTCGCTCAGGGCGTCTATTCCGGTTCGGAAGTCGATCGGGCCGACGGCTACATCCACATGTCGACGGCTGGGCAACTGGCGGAAACGGCCCGGCGTCACTACGCCGGCCGCAGCAGCCTTCTTCTGCTGACCGTCTCGCTCGACGAACTGGGCGATGCCCTGCGATGGGAGCCATCGCGCGGCGGGGACTTGTTTCCGCACCTCTACGCGCCTCTGGCCGTTACCGCTGTCACCGCCGTCCGGGCCTGTTCCGTATCGCCGGAGGGCACGATGCGTTTCGAGGATTAG